The DNA window GGCCGGCGTGCGACCCGCGATTGGCCCTCCTCGATCGTCCATTCTCAATCCTCGACCTTCGAAATCGCTCAGATGCCCGCGATACGGCACGCGGCCTTCGACGCCTTCGGGTACCAGTTTGCCACGATCGTTCACGTTGCCTTGGCCGTAGCGGTCGGCCGAGCCGACGCCCATCGCGCCCATGCTACCCATGCCGCGGTAGGCTGTGTAGCGCCTTCCATGCTCCGAACGCCAGCTTTCCCGCTACGACGTTGAGTCGCGCGACCAGGTCATCGTCAATATCCCCGCGACCACGATAAGGCCAACTTCCTTTCGCACATCGCCTTCTGTCGTTGGTCATTCATTCATTCATTCATTCATTCAAGAAGCCAACTGGTGAAACCGTAGTACCGACCTCACGCACCACTTCCTCGACACGTCCCTCGTCAAACTTCACGGCAACGTGAAACGTTGAACTATTCGGAACGAGGTATAACCAGACGTTCTCTCTCGCGCGATTGGCGGGACCCAAAATGTATGCTACTTCGCCGTAGGTCATGCCGGGGCGAACACGATCCACCATGGCTCTCACAGCGCCGTTGTCCTGGCGATTTTGTGCCGAACGCCAACTCTGCCACTGCGTCGTTGAACCGCGTGCCCAAACCACAGAGAGCACCGCTGTCACGACGACAAATCTGAACACATGCCGCATTCGCCGATCTCCCGCCGCTACTTACTCTCTCCCGCGAAATCCAACGTGTAGTTCGGCGATTCCTTCGTGATCTGGATGTCGTGCGGATGGCTCTCTGCCATGCTCGCGGCGGACACCCGAACGAACTTCGCGTTCTTCCGCAGTTCCTCGATCGATTTCGTGCCGCAGTAGCCCATGCCGGCCCGCAGACCGCCGACCAGCTGATACACGAAATCGCTCAGGTGGCCGCGATACGGCACGCGGCCTTCGACGCCTTCGGGGACCAGTTTGCCGCGGTCCTTCACGTTGCCCTGGCCGTAGCGGTCGGCCGAGCCGACCACCATCGCGCCCATGCTACCCATGCCGCGGTAGGCTTTGTAGCGCCTTCCGCCGTGAATGATGGTTTCGCCGGGCGATTCATCGAGGCCGGCGAACAGGCTGCCCATCATGCAGGTGCTTGCCCCGGCGGCGATCGCCTTGGTGATGTCGCCGGAATGCCGGATGCCGCCGTCGGCGATGACCGGCACGCCAGCGGCTTCCGCGACGCTGACGGCCGCGAAGATCGCCGACACCTGCGGCACGCCGACGCCGGAGATGATCCGTGTCGTGCAGATCGCCCCGGGGCCAATGCCCACCTTCACAGCGTCCACGCCGGCGTCAATCAGGTCTTTGGCGCCCTGTGCCGTGGCGATGTTGCCGGCGATCACCTGGATGTCCCAACGCCTTTTGATCTCCCGGACCGTCTCGATGACGTTGTTCGAGTGGCCGTGGGCGGTATCGACGACAACGACATCGACCTCGGCCTTGATCAGAGCCTCCACCCGGCGGAAATCTTTCACGCCCGTCGCCGCCCCGACGCGCAATCGGCCGCGCTTGTCTTTGCAGGCATTGGGGAACTGGTGCAGTTTGTCCAGGTCCCGCATGGTGACCAGGCCCGCCAGGCGGTGGTCCTTATCGACCAGCAGCAGCTTCTCGACCTTGCTCTTGTAGAGGATGCGCTCGGCGTCTTCGAGGCTGGTTTCCTCCGGCGCGGTGACCAGGTTTTCCTTGGTCATCACCTCGCCGATCTTGCGGTTGTCGTCTTCCTGAAACTTCAGATCGCGGCGGGTCAGGATGCCGACCAGCTTGGGCACCTTGCCGTTGCCGGCGGCCGACTGAGCGCTCAGGCGTGCCCCGCCGTCGCTGCCCCCTTCGACAATCGGGATGCCGCTGACGTTGAAATCCCGCATCACCTGCCGGGCGGTGCCGATGGTCGCCGACGGCGGAAGGACGATCGGGTCGACGATGACACCGTTCTCCGACCGCTTGACCTTCTCCACCTCGCGGGCCTGGTTTTCGACCGACAGATTCTTGTGGATGATGCCGATCCCGCCTTCCTGGGCCAGCGCAATCGCCAGGGCCGATTCAGTCACGGTGTCCATCGGGGCACTGATCAGCGGGATGTGCAACTCGATGTTGCGGGTGAGCCGGGTGTGGGTATTGGCGTCCGCGGGGACGAAGTCGCTGCGGGCTGGAATGAGCAGCACGTCGTCGAAGGTGATGCCGTCCTGAAGAATCTTGGGGTGATCCATGTAGCAGGAATACGGGGCGACGGGCGAGGTGTCAAGTTTGGTGATAACTTCCAGACAGGGGCACTGGCATTGGCGGGAACTTTCCGCTAAAGTGAGGAACTCACTCGTGCCCGCTGCCGAAGGACCGGCTAGTCGGGGTGCGATGCGTGAGTTTGACGTTATTGCAGCGAAGTGCGTCGCAGTCTCGGCTCCCGCCCGGCCGAAAGCGAACCATCGGACAAGACCCAGAGGCGATCGGAGCAGCGACCATGCATTACCCCCATCGAATCAGCAAAGTGAAGCGCGCCCGCAAGATCGGTTTCCGCGCCCGCATGCGGACCACCAACGGCCGCAAGATGATCAACCGCAAGCGCCGGGTCGGCCGTCGCGTGCAGGTCGTCTGATCGAGCGAATCATACAGCCTTAGAACGGCTCAAGGGCAGGCGAAGCACGACGGCGTCGTGGCTCGCCTGCCCTTTTGTGTTGATTGGGATCGTTTCGAGGGACGTTTGCCGCTGCCCTGTGAAGTTTAATCCCGTAGCTGACGTCAATCCCGTAGCGCCTCGTTCAGCGCTGCTTCGATCTCATCCTGTCCCTCGCCGGCGGGTTCCGAGCCGTCTTCAAAGGCTTCGGGGAACTCTTCGTACAGGATCTCGATCTCGCCTTCGTCGGTAATGAGCTGCATCGGCAGTTCGGCTTCGACATCGACGGCCGATTCCTCGTCCGCCGCGATCTGGTCCAGATGATGCCCGTTGGTCGCAGACTGCGGGGCCGGGGGAATGCCGGGGGCCGGAATCGCGAACGCCAGATCACCCATCAAGTTGCCGCGAGATGATGCGTTGCCCGGGAGGGAATCCGTCAGACCGCCGAGCCCGCTGGAGCCGGGCTCGAGGCCAAAGATTCGCTCCGCGGCGTCGGTGTCGGTCGATGGCGAAGAAGCTGTTACTGGGGTACCTGGCTCGACAGAAGCTTCGCCGGGCGAAACCTCGGCCAAGGCAGTCGCATCGGGGGTAGTGTCTATCTCATCGGTGGCAACGGCGTCAGCGGACAGTGTTTCGGCCGACCATTCGCCTTGCGCTACTTCCGACGGAACGGCATTTTGTTCTGCGGCAAATTCATCGATCGCTGCGACCGGTTCCGTGTGTTCGGCTACCGCTTCTTCTGCAGCGGTTTCGAAAAGATCAGTCGGAAGGGGCGGCGGTACGTCGGCGAGCGACAGACCCTCGTCGTGTTCGGACACGGGCTGTTGATCCAACAAAGGCGTTTCAGCGGTGAGGTCCACCGGCTCCCCGCCAAACTCCGCGGCTTCGGCGGTCTCGGCCGATTGCAGGAAGTCCTGCGACAACTCGAGAGATTCCGGAGCTTCGGCAACCGGCTGCCATTCGTCGACTTCGCTCTCGGCGGCGATTTCAGGTGCGACCTCCGCGGGGATTTCCGGTCCGCCGGCCTCGACCTCGCCGACCTCACCTGGCTCGGCAATCTCGGCGGCAGCATCGGCATCTGGTTCTGCCATGCCCGAAAATCCGGCCGTTTCGGCGGGGCCGATGTCGGTAAAGTCCAGACCATTCAGGGCAGCTTCAGTATCGCTATCGATGGGTAGCGAAAGCTCATGCCCCTCGGTGATGTCCTGGCCGACCGGCGCGTCGACCGACACCTCATTCGTGGACTCAGGTTCGGCCTCCGTTGCCGCCGATTCTGCGGAGAACGTCTGGTCGTCGCCGGCCTCCTCTTCGGAGGTTTCCGCGAACGCAACATCGTCGATGCCGGTTTCGCTCAGGGTGGCCGAGAGGTCTTCATGCAGGTCGTCGTCGTTGCCACCGGCGGCCGCTATCTCGGGGATTTCTTCGTGAGGTTCTTCATGGGGCTCGAAGATTTCGAGCTCGCCGGTTTCCGGCTCTTCCTCCACCGCCGAGCTGAACTGCTGCTCGAAGGCCTGTTGTCCGATCGGATCTTCGACCGGTGCAAGTTCGT is part of the Humisphaera borealis genome and encodes:
- the guaB gene encoding IMP dehydrogenase, coding for MDHPKILQDGITFDDVLLIPARSDFVPADANTHTRLTRNIELHIPLISAPMDTVTESALAIALAQEGGIGIIHKNLSVENQAREVEKVKRSENGVIVDPIVLPPSATIGTARQVMRDFNVSGIPIVEGGSDGGARLSAQSAAGNGKVPKLVGILTRRDLKFQEDDNRKIGEVMTKENLVTAPEETSLEDAERILYKSKVEKLLLVDKDHRLAGLVTMRDLDKLHQFPNACKDKRGRLRVGAATGVKDFRRVEALIKAEVDVVVVDTAHGHSNNVIETVREIKRRWDIQVIAGNIATAQGAKDLIDAGVDAVKVGIGPGAICTTRIISGVGVPQVSAIFAAVSVAEAAGVPVIADGGIRHSGDITKAIAAGASTCMMGSLFAGLDESPGETIIHGGRRYKAYRGMGSMGAMVVGSADRYGQGNVKDRGKLVPEGVEGRVPYRGHLSDFVYQLVGGLRAGMGYCGTKSIEELRKNAKFVRVSAASMAESHPHDIQITKESPNYTLDFAGESK
- the rpmH gene encoding 50S ribosomal protein L34, with protein sequence MHYPHRISKVKRARKIGFRARMRTTNGRKMINRKRRVGRRVQVV